In a genomic window of Methylovirgula sp. 4M-Z18:
- a CDS encoding transposase → MTSVAPTLTDQLLSNEWRTLFAVTKPCAQLEITMIEELLKAELSHHIELNALAGQREMRNGYWKRTMPTRHDAKIVIRVPRDRANRFESLLLPHHRRHFYGFTDRILAMYVGWPKAQQIKKILVKLYESRLTRDLTPYVIDAAFRVLHEWHEKPLSPSYPVALFASLPITSREWKWQRARPTYFALGLLNDGSSVLLGLWSGEGDDRALWTNMLTDLAFRGLEQIAVVLTSGACDELAYPSDEIDSTMSRQCKVNHVHKLSDLASAASRWLVINEIERQSPLEHPPYARPGAAQHQGHID, encoded by the coding sequence ATGACGAGTGTAGCTCCAACGTTGACAGATCAGCTTCTGTCAAATGAATGGCGAACCCTTTTCGCCGTGACCAAGCCATGCGCGCAGCTCGAGATCACAATGATCGAGGAGTTGTTAAAGGCTGAACTCAGTCATCATATCGAATTAAACGCGCTGGCCGGTCAACGTGAGATGCGAAACGGCTATTGGAAGCGTACGATGCCGACTCGCCACGACGCGAAGATCGTCATCCGCGTACCGAGGGATCGAGCAAACCGATTTGAGTCTTTATTATTGCCTCATCACCGGCGACATTTTTATGGTTTTACCGACCGCATCCTGGCCATGTATGTGGGTTGGCCAAAAGCGCAACAGATCAAAAAGATACTCGTCAAGCTGTATGAGTCGAGATTGACCCGCGACCTAACACCGTATGTCATTGATGCGGCATTTCGTGTGTTGCACGAATGGCATGAAAAGCCGCTGAGCCCTTCCTATCCAGTTGCCCTCTTCGCAAGTCTCCCGATCACATCGCGTGAGTGGAAATGGCAGCGGGCTCGGCCGACATATTTTGCATTGGGATTGCTGAATGATGGATCAAGTGTGTTGCTAGGGCTTTGGTCCGGGGAAGGCGATGATCGTGCCCTTTGGACAAATATGCTGACTGATCTGGCATTTCGTGGACTCGAGCAAATTGCTGTCGTTCTGACGAGCGGCGCGTGCGACGAGTTGGCGTACCCGTCTGACGAGATCGACTCAACAATGAGTCGACAATGTAAAGTGAATCATGTCCACAAGTTGAGCGATCTCGCTTCGGCAGCCAGCCGCTGGTTAGTGATTAATGAGATCGAGCGTCAGTCTCCTCTCGAACATCCGCCGTATGCGCGACCAGGTGCCGCGCAGCACCAGGGGCACATCGATTAA
- a CDS encoding HlyD family type I secretion periplasmic adaptor subunit gives MERKITPALRSIRRHIFVGMMMVAFVTLGVGGWAATARLSGAVIAQGVVVVDSNVKKIQHVTGGIVGELHVRDGDRVNAGDVLIRLDATQTLATATVVTQNLDELLARQARLEAERDDAEEIVFPGALLEQATDNKSGAAHAMAAERTLFNLRRQAMGGQKAQLKERSVQLQDEINGYLGQVDAKQKEVGLIHQELDGVRVLWQKNLAPITRLNSLERDAARLDGERSQLNGVIAQTKGKISEIELQIIQLDQDRRTEVGKDLIETRSNITEMTERKIAALDQLNHIDIRAPQSGRVHELTVHTVGGVITPGEQIMLIVPDTDTLAVETKIAPPDIGHVHVGQTATMRILAFNRKTTPEVDGEISMVSADLSNDQRTGASYFTVRIPITSEQIEKVGLGKIVPGMPVDVYIKTPARTVLSYLMRPLKDQARRAFKDP, from the coding sequence ATGGAGCGCAAGATAACTCCGGCGCTGCGGTCCATTCGGCGACACATTTTTGTGGGCATGATGATGGTCGCTTTTGTGACGTTGGGCGTCGGCGGCTGGGCGGCGACGGCGCGCCTGTCGGGCGCCGTGATCGCGCAAGGTGTCGTCGTCGTCGATTCAAATGTGAAAAAAATTCAACATGTGACGGGCGGGATTGTCGGCGAATTGCACGTACGGGATGGAGACCGGGTCAACGCCGGAGATGTTCTAATACGCTTGGACGCAACTCAGACTTTAGCGACCGCAACAGTGGTCACGCAGAATCTAGACGAATTGCTTGCCCGCCAAGCGCGGCTGGAAGCCGAGCGTGATGACGCCGAGGAGATCGTATTCCCCGGTGCGCTCTTGGAACAGGCAACAGACAACAAGTCTGGGGCGGCTCATGCAATGGCTGCAGAACGTACGCTGTTTAACCTTCGTCGGCAGGCTATGGGCGGACAAAAGGCGCAACTCAAGGAACGCAGCGTCCAGTTGCAGGACGAAATAAATGGTTATCTTGGACAAGTGGATGCCAAGCAAAAGGAAGTCGGCCTGATTCATCAAGAGTTGGATGGTGTGCGCGTGCTCTGGCAGAAAAACCTCGCGCCGATCACCCGGTTGAACTCGCTTGAACGCGATGCGGCGCGGTTAGATGGCGAGCGAAGCCAATTGAACGGAGTGATCGCGCAAACCAAAGGCAAGATTTCGGAAATAGAGTTACAAATCATCCAGCTTGATCAGGATAGGAGGACCGAAGTTGGAAAGGACCTCATTGAGACACGATCGAATATCACGGAAATGACCGAGCGTAAGATCGCGGCGTTGGATCAACTCAATCACATTGACATCCGCGCGCCCCAATCTGGGCGTGTTCATGAACTTACCGTTCATACGGTGGGAGGCGTCATCACTCCGGGTGAACAGATCATGTTGATCGTGCCTGATACCGACACTTTGGCGGTCGAGACCAAAATTGCTCCTCCGGATATCGGCCATGTACATGTCGGACAGACCGCAACGATGCGGATCCTTGCGTTCAACCGGAAGACGACCCCCGAGGTCGACGGTGAGATCTCCATGGTTTCGGCAGATCTCAGCAATGATCAGAGAACTGGTGCAAGCTATTTCACCGTACGTATCCCAATAACGTCAGAGCAGATCGAGAAGGTGGGCTTGGGTAAGATCGTGCCTGGTATGCCGGTCGACGTTTATATCAAGACACCGGCCCGAACCGTGCTATCCTATCTCATGCGACCTTTGAAAGATCAGGCTCGGCGCGCCTTCAAGGATCCCTAA
- a CDS encoding type I secretion system permease/ATPase: MINLGRHEHVPYADDGDEYQTTDLRQSSRWGSKLWSLFRHKTPATKLTEQWSSLRQPSAQGTIGEPGSEISAFFTSCRKIFLCLAVFSCLSNILMLTGSFFMLQVYDRVLPARSVPTLMALLILAIVLYLFQGGLDIVRSRMSVRIGRYFDEQLGLRVFDALVRLPLKTRGDGDGLQPLRDLDQIRSFLSGGGPLAFFDLPWMPIYLGICFLFHFWIGVTASIGALILVSIALATEMRTRRPTKAFSRLAVSRSALALEGRRNAEILHAMGMRQRAAQRWQDVNSRYLATYETVSDITSGLGGLSKTSRSFLQSLVLAVGAILVINQEATPGIIIAGSILTARALAPVEVAIANWKGFVALRQSIGRLDQLLKLLPQDKDPLPLPAPTQALVVEHLGVVAPSSEILILKDISFRLRTGEAVGVIGPSGSGKSTLMRALVGAWPAFHGKVRLDSAALDQWTPKMLGAHIGYLPQHVELAEGSIAANIARFEPGAPTGAVIEAARAAGVHDLILSLSDGYNTQVGESGAVLSAGQRQRIGLARAFYKRPFLVVLDEPTSSLDAEGEEAVSNAILNVRRYGGIAVVASHRPKALESVDHVLALSEGRVQAFGLKSKVLGEVLRAPAGLNVVAADSTGGWRWSAR, from the coding sequence ATGATTAATTTAGGACGACACGAGCATGTGCCCTACGCTGATGACGGCGACGAATACCAAACAACAGATTTGAGACAATCCTCGCGATGGGGCTCGAAGCTTTGGAGTTTGTTTCGACATAAAACTCCTGCAACCAAATTGACCGAACAATGGTCATCTCTTCGCCAGCCCTCGGCGCAGGGCACAATTGGCGAACCTGGATCCGAAATATCGGCTTTCTTCACATCCTGCCGCAAGATTTTTTTGTGCCTCGCAGTCTTCAGCTGTCTGAGCAATATTTTGATGCTGACGGGCTCGTTTTTCATGCTCCAGGTTTACGACCGAGTACTGCCGGCACGGAGCGTCCCAACGCTCATGGCGCTCTTAATTCTGGCAATCGTACTTTATCTGTTTCAAGGCGGCTTGGACATCGTAAGAAGTCGGATGAGCGTTCGGATTGGTCGCTATTTTGACGAACAGCTTGGGTTGCGCGTGTTCGATGCGCTCGTTCGTCTACCGCTCAAAACGCGCGGTGACGGTGACGGCTTACAGCCGTTACGAGATTTAGATCAGATTCGCAGCTTTCTATCGGGCGGCGGCCCCTTGGCGTTTTTCGATTTGCCTTGGATGCCCATCTATCTGGGAATTTGCTTTCTTTTCCATTTTTGGATCGGGGTTACGGCGTCGATCGGCGCTTTGATTTTGGTTTCAATCGCTCTGGCAACGGAAATGAGAACGCGCAGGCCGACAAAGGCTTTTTCTCGCTTGGCGGTCTCTCGCAGTGCGCTCGCCCTTGAGGGGCGGCGCAATGCCGAAATTCTTCACGCAATGGGAATGCGTCAGCGTGCCGCGCAGCGTTGGCAGGACGTCAATTCGCGATATTTAGCGACATATGAGACGGTCAGCGATATCACGAGCGGATTGGGTGGTCTTTCAAAAACCTCTCGATCCTTTTTACAATCACTCGTCCTGGCTGTCGGCGCGATCCTAGTCATAAACCAAGAAGCGACCCCTGGCATCATCATTGCTGGATCAATTTTAACGGCCCGAGCCCTTGCTCCTGTGGAGGTGGCCATCGCGAACTGGAAAGGATTTGTTGCTCTGCGTCAGTCCATCGGGCGACTCGATCAATTGTTGAAGCTTCTCCCCCAGGACAAAGATCCCTTGCCACTCCCGGCTCCAACCCAAGCGCTTGTCGTGGAGCATCTAGGTGTTGTTGCTCCTAGCTCGGAAATATTGATCCTTAAAGATATCTCGTTTCGATTGCGCACCGGGGAGGCCGTCGGCGTCATCGGGCCGAGCGGCTCTGGCAAATCGACCCTCATGCGCGCGTTGGTTGGAGCTTGGCCAGCGTTTCACGGCAAAGTCAGGCTCGATAGCGCAGCGCTTGACCAATGGACGCCAAAAATGCTCGGCGCGCATATCGGCTATCTCCCCCAGCACGTAGAACTCGCTGAAGGCAGCATCGCCGCGAACATTGCCCGATTTGAACCGGGGGCGCCAACGGGCGCGGTGATCGAGGCCGCACGGGCTGCCGGAGTGCACGATCTCATTCTTTCGCTTTCCGACGGCTATAACACGCAGGTGGGAGAGTCGGGAGCTGTCCTTTCAGCCGGCCAACGCCAGCGCATTGGCTTGGCCAGGGCTTTCTACAAAAGGCCCTTCCTTGTGGTGCTCGATGAACCAACATCGAGCCTTGACGCTGAAGGTGAGGAGGCCGTCTCGAATGCGATCTTAAATGTGCGCCGATATGGCGGTATTGCGGTCGTGGCTTCGCATCGTCCCAAAGCTCTTGAAAGCGTCGATCACGTTCTGGCCCTCAGCGAGGGGCGGGTGCAGGCGTTCGGGCTTAAAAGCAAGGTCCTTGGCGAAGTGCTCAGGGCGCCGGCCGGACTCAACGTGGTAGCCGCAGACAGTACGGGAGGCTGGCGATGGAGCGCAAGATAA
- a CDS encoding H-NS histone family protein: MSTKKTQFESMSLDELWALYEDICLVLSTRIKAERQELEKRLAVLGGGRIDISEPSDARAPESSKAKRKYPQVVPKYSNPQTSETWSGRGKVPRWMADAMKAGRNMEEFRIREAGPKSAKRS; encoded by the coding sequence ATGTCCACGAAGAAGACTCAATTTGAATCCATGTCGCTCGACGAATTATGGGCATTGTACGAAGACATTTGTCTTGTGCTGTCGACGCGGATTAAGGCGGAGAGGCAGGAACTCGAGAAACGGCTCGCGGTTCTTGGCGGTGGTAGGATTGACATCAGCGAACCGAGTGATGCGCGGGCGCCCGAAAGTTCCAAGGCGAAGCGCAAATATCCTCAAGTGGTCCCTAAATACAGTAATCCACAGACATCTGAGACGTGGTCGGGCCGTGGCAAAGTCCCCCGCTGGATGGCGGACGCCATGAAAGCCGGCCGGAATATGGAGGAATTCCGCATTCGCGAGGCGGGGCCAAAGAGCGCAAAAAGATCCTGA
- a CDS encoding polysaccharide biosynthesis/export family protein, translating to MTGLACVFFAAACLAGCSTLPKAGPNAKTIIERGDSSTYEHGELPPYTLIDISGDVVAALARHRPSGFRGSFGMSGPAPGGLLGIGDTVQVSVYESAPGGLFSTGDVGTGLGTKNVQLPQQQIARDGTITVPFAGQIQAAGRAPADVSSAIVAALSRKAIEPQVLVSLIKNSSNTVSVSGEVPLSGEFPLSLKGDRVGDVIAQAGVPKVPARGVFVRLTRGRRSATMRLSDLLEQPSQDIFVRPGDQIFLYTNPESFTVLGATGKNADVEFEGNRLTLAQAVGKAGGLDDQRSDAAGVFLFRYEDACAYADIENHHGCGASGAPVPVVYRLDLKDPNNLLVAQRFYLRDKDVLYIADAQSMDVFKFAQLLGTGLGVVGAGATISGR from the coding sequence TTGACCGGCTTAGCGTGCGTGTTTTTTGCTGCCGCGTGTTTGGCAGGCTGCAGCACCCTCCCAAAAGCCGGCCCGAATGCCAAGACGATTATCGAACGCGGTGATAGCTCGACGTATGAGCATGGTGAACTGCCCCCCTACACTCTGATTGATATTTCCGGGGACGTTGTCGCAGCCCTTGCCCGACACCGGCCCAGCGGTTTCCGGGGCAGCTTCGGTATGAGCGGCCCCGCACCAGGAGGGCTGCTGGGGATCGGAGACACGGTACAGGTTTCGGTCTACGAATCCGCTCCTGGCGGATTGTTCAGCACCGGGGACGTCGGAACCGGGCTGGGGACGAAAAACGTGCAGCTGCCGCAGCAACAGATTGCGCGTGATGGAACCATAACCGTTCCTTTCGCAGGGCAAATTCAGGCAGCTGGCCGGGCACCAGCCGACGTCTCGAGCGCCATTGTCGCCGCGCTGTCCCGTAAAGCGATCGAACCTCAGGTTCTGGTGTCGCTCATAAAAAATAGCTCGAATACCGTGAGCGTATCGGGCGAAGTGCCGCTGAGCGGTGAGTTCCCCTTGTCGCTCAAAGGGGATCGCGTCGGGGATGTCATCGCGCAGGCGGGCGTGCCGAAAGTCCCCGCGCGGGGCGTCTTTGTGAGGCTGACCCGTGGCCGGCGATCGGCGACGATGCGGTTGTCGGACCTGCTTGAGCAGCCCTCCCAAGATATCTTCGTGCGACCTGGGGATCAGATCTTCCTGTACACCAATCCTGAGAGCTTCACCGTTCTCGGCGCCACAGGCAAAAATGCCGACGTGGAATTCGAAGGCAATCGGCTGACCCTGGCGCAAGCCGTCGGCAAAGCAGGAGGCCTTGACGATCAACGTTCGGATGCCGCCGGTGTATTCCTCTTCCGTTATGAAGATGCCTGCGCCTATGCCGACATTGAAAACCATCACGGCTGCGGAGCATCGGGCGCCCCGGTCCCCGTGGTTTATCGTCTTGATTTGAAAGATCCAAACAATCTCCTGGTTGCGCAGCGGTTCTATCTACGCGACAAAGACGTTCTTTATATTGCCGACGCCCAATCGATGGATGTGTTTAAATTCGCGCAGCTGCTCGGAACTGGCCTCGGGGTTGTGGGAGCCGGGGCGACCATCTCAGGAAGGTAG
- a CDS encoding acyltransferase, with protein MPSTRSDTHPHISPEQVDEWLGLAREFLRLLAMRKRQQFNRRVAIGDLLTERIDNAAAYGFGEGTTMYDNVLVLGDVKVGRNTWIGPGCILDGSGGGLRVGDWCSISAGTQIYTHHTVNRSISLGEKPVDYAPTTIADGVYIGPNTIIQMGVTVGDRAIIGANSLVNRDIPAGAKAFGSPVRIRNKSPKSPSKD; from the coding sequence GTGCCCTCGACACGATCAGATACTCATCCCCATATATCTCCAGAACAGGTCGACGAATGGCTGGGACTCGCCCGTGAGTTTTTGCGGCTGCTCGCGATGCGCAAGAGACAGCAGTTCAATCGGCGGGTGGCCATTGGTGATCTTCTCACCGAACGGATCGACAATGCCGCGGCCTACGGTTTTGGCGAGGGCACGACGATGTATGACAATGTGCTCGTGCTCGGCGACGTCAAGGTCGGTCGAAATACCTGGATTGGCCCGGGTTGCATCCTGGATGGTTCTGGCGGAGGGCTGCGCGTTGGCGATTGGTGTTCGATCTCCGCGGGCACGCAAATCTATACCCATCACACGGTCAATCGCTCCATTTCTCTTGGAGAAAAACCGGTCGACTATGCCCCCACCACCATTGCCGACGGTGTTTATATTGGACCCAACACGATCATTCAGATGGGCGTGACGGTGGGGGACAGAGCCATCATCGGCGCAAATTCGTTGGTCAATCGAGACATTCCCGCCGGTGCGAAGGCCTTTGGTTCGCCCGTGCGAATCCGGAACAAAAGTCCCAAATCGCCCTCTAAAGATTGA